A DNA window from Enterobacter asburiae contains the following coding sequences:
- the rutR gene encoding HTH-type transcriptional regulator RutR produces the protein MAQGAVKTPGKRSQAVSAKKQAILSAALETFSQFGIHGTRLEQVAEQSGVSKTNLLYYYPSKEALYIAVMQQILDIWLAPLKAFRAELAPLVAIKEYIRLKLEVSRDYPQASRLFCLEMLQGAPLLQAELTGDLKQLVDDKSAIIAGWVASGKLAPVDPHHLIFMIWASTQHYADFAAQVEAVTGKTLQDEAFFHSTLENVQRMIIEGIRLR, from the coding sequence ATGGCACAAGGCGCAGTGAAAACACCAGGTAAACGTTCGCAGGCGGTGAGCGCCAAGAAGCAGGCGATCCTCAGCGCGGCGCTGGAGACTTTTTCGCAGTTTGGTATTCACGGCACGCGCCTGGAGCAGGTGGCGGAGCAGTCCGGCGTATCCAAAACCAATCTGCTTTACTACTACCCGTCGAAAGAGGCGCTCTATATCGCGGTGATGCAGCAGATCCTCGATATCTGGCTGGCGCCCCTCAAAGCGTTCCGCGCGGAGCTGGCCCCGCTGGTGGCGATCAAAGAGTACATTCGCCTGAAGCTGGAGGTGTCGCGCGATTACCCGCAGGCGTCGCGACTGTTTTGTCTTGAGATGCTGCAGGGCGCGCCGCTGCTGCAGGCGGAATTAACCGGCGATCTAAAACAGCTGGTGGACGATAAGTCGGCCATTATTGCCGGATGGGTCGCCAGCGGAAAACTGGCCCCGGTCGACCCGCATCATCTGATCTTTATGATCTGGGCCTCCACCCAGCATTACGCTGACTTTGCGGCCCAGGTTGAGGCGGTGACCGGTAAAACGCTCCAGGACGAGGCGTTTTTCCACAGCACCCTGGAAAACGTGCAGCGGATGATTATCGAAGGGATCCGCCTGCGCTAG
- the rutG gene encoding pyrimidine utilization transport protein G, with the protein MFGFPHWQLKSTSTEAGVVAPDERLPLGQTMVMGVQHAVAMFGATVLMPMLMGLDPNLSILMSGIGTLLFFFVTGGRVPSYLGSSAAFVGVVIATTGFNGQGINPNLSVALGGIIACGLVYTLIGLVVMKIGTRWIERMMPPVVTGAVVMAIGLNLAPIAVRSVSASPFESWMAVITVLCIGLVAVFTRGMIQRLLILVGLIVACLVYALLANVFGLGKPVDFTLLHQAAWFGLPKMTSPTFNTQAMMLIAPVAVILVAENLGHLKAVAGMTGRSMDPYMGRAFVGDGLATMLSGSVGGSGVTTYAENIGVMAVTKVYSTLVFVAAAVMAMLLGFSPKFGALIHTIPSPVIGGASIVVFGLIAVAGARIWVQHRVDLSQNGNLIMVAVTLVLGAGDFALTLGGFTIGGIGTATFGAILLNALLSRRMAAAPQGAVVHQDS; encoded by the coding sequence ATGTTCGGATTTCCCCACTGGCAGTTGAAATCGACCTCCACAGAAGCAGGCGTGGTCGCGCCGGATGAACGTCTCCCGCTCGGGCAGACGATGGTGATGGGCGTTCAGCACGCGGTCGCCATGTTTGGCGCCACGGTGTTGATGCCGATGCTGATGGGACTCGATCCCAACCTGTCTATTCTGATGTCGGGTATCGGCACGCTGCTGTTCTTTTTCGTCACCGGCGGGCGCGTGCCCAGCTATCTCGGATCCAGCGCCGCCTTTGTCGGCGTCGTCATCGCCACCACCGGGTTTAACGGCCAGGGGATCAACCCCAACCTGAGCGTGGCCCTCGGCGGCATCATTGCCTGCGGCCTGGTGTACACCCTGATTGGTCTGGTGGTGATGAAAATCGGCACGCGCTGGATAGAGCGAATGATGCCTCCCGTCGTGACGGGCGCCGTGGTGATGGCGATTGGCCTCAACCTCGCGCCGATTGCGGTCAGGAGCGTCTCCGCCTCGCCGTTTGAAAGCTGGATGGCGGTGATCACGGTGCTGTGCATCGGCCTGGTGGCGGTGTTCACGCGCGGCATGATCCAGCGGCTGCTGATCCTGGTTGGGCTGATTGTCGCCTGTCTGGTCTACGCCCTGCTGGCCAACGTTTTCGGTCTGGGCAAGCCGGTTGACTTTACGCTGCTCCATCAGGCCGCCTGGTTCGGCCTGCCGAAAATGACCTCGCCCACCTTTAACACCCAGGCGATGATGCTTATCGCACCGGTGGCGGTGATCCTGGTGGCAGAGAACTTAGGCCACCTGAAGGCGGTTGCGGGGATGACCGGGCGCAGCATGGATCCGTACATGGGCCGCGCGTTCGTCGGTGACGGTCTGGCGACCATGCTCTCCGGTTCCGTGGGCGGCAGCGGCGTCACCACCTATGCTGAAAACATCGGCGTGATGGCGGTAACCAAGGTCTACTCGACGCTGGTCTTCGTGGCGGCGGCGGTGATGGCGATGCTGCTCGGCTTCTCACCGAAGTTCGGCGCGCTGATCCACACCATTCCGTCCCCGGTCATCGGCGGGGCATCGATTGTGGTGTTTGGGCTGATCGCCGTGGCCGGCGCGCGCATCTGGGTGCAGCATCGCGTCGATCTCAGCCAGAACGGCAACCTGATTATGGTGGCGGTCACGCTGGTGCTGGGCGCAGGCGATTTTGCCCTGACGCTGGGCGGGTTTACGATTGGCGGGATTGGCACGGCGACCTTCGGTGCGATCCTGCTTAACGCCCTGCTGAGCCGCCGGATGGCCGCCGCGCCGCAGGGCGCCGTAGTGCATCAGGATTCCTGA
- the rutF gene encoding NADH-dependent FMN reductase RutF: protein MTTPDKQTFRDAMACVGAAVNIITTDGPAGIAGFTASAVCSVTDSPPTLLVCLNRGASVWPTFSENRTLCVNTLSAGQEPLSNLFGGKTPMAERFAAARWQTGDTGCPRLEDALASFDCRISQVVSVGTHDILFCDIISIIRHPAPQGLVWFDRGYHALMRPAC, encoded by the coding sequence ATGACAACACCGGATAAACAAACCTTTCGCGACGCCATGGCCTGCGTTGGCGCGGCGGTCAACATCATCACCACCGACGGCCCGGCGGGGATAGCAGGCTTCACCGCCAGCGCGGTGTGCAGCGTCACGGATTCACCGCCCACCCTGCTGGTGTGCCTGAACCGCGGTGCGTCCGTCTGGCCAACGTTTAGCGAAAACCGCACCCTTTGCGTGAATACCCTGAGCGCCGGACAGGAGCCTTTATCTAACCTGTTTGGCGGGAAAACGCCGATGGCGGAACGCTTTGCCGCCGCCCGCTGGCAGACGGGCGACACGGGCTGTCCGCGCCTGGAAGATGCGCTGGCCTCGTTTGACTGCCGCATCAGCCAGGTGGTGAGCGTCGGCACCCACGACATTCTGTTTTGCGACATTATTTCGATTATTCGCCACCCCGCGCCGCAAGGGCTGGTGTGGTTTGACCGCGGCTATCACGCGCTTATGCGACCCGCCTGTTAA
- a CDS encoding malonic semialdehyde reductase — MSEAITPAALETLFTGARTHNGWQDMPVSDETLREIYNLMKWGPTSANCSPARIVFVRSAEGKEKLRPALSSGNLEKTLTAPVTAIIAWDGEFYERLPELFPHGDAKSWFTTSPALAEETAFRNSSMQAAYLIFACRALGLDTGPMSGFDRQKVDEAFFTGTTLKSNLLINIGYGDTRKLYGRLPRLDFDDACGLA; from the coding sequence ATGAGCGAAGCCATTACCCCCGCCGCGCTGGAAACGCTGTTCACCGGCGCGCGCACCCATAACGGCTGGCAGGATATGCCCGTCAGCGACGAAACGCTGCGCGAAATCTACAACCTCATGAAATGGGGGCCCACGTCCGCCAACTGCTCCCCGGCGCGGATTGTGTTTGTGCGAAGCGCGGAGGGAAAAGAGAAGCTGCGCCCGGCGCTCTCCAGCGGCAACCTCGAGAAAACGCTCACCGCCCCGGTCACGGCGATTATTGCCTGGGACGGTGAATTCTACGAGCGCCTGCCCGAGCTGTTCCCGCACGGCGATGCAAAGAGCTGGTTTACCACCAGCCCCGCGCTGGCGGAAGAGACCGCCTTTCGCAACAGCTCAATGCAGGCCGCTTACCTGATTTTCGCCTGTCGCGCCCTGGGGCTGGACACCGGCCCGATGTCGGGATTTGACCGTCAAAAGGTCGACGAAGCCTTTTTCACCGGCACGACGCTTAAAAGCAATCTGCTGATCAACATAGGCTATGGCGATACCCGAAAACTTTACGGGCGCCTGCCGCGCCTGGACTTTGACGATGCCTGCGGGCTGGCGTAA
- the rutD gene encoding pyrimidine utilization protein D, which yields MKLSVSPPPYEGAPVVVFISGLGGSGSYWLPQLAALEPEYQVVCYDQRGTGNNPATLPEGYSLAQMADELAQALAEAGIVRYSVVGHALGALVGLQLALDRPDALTALVCVNGWLTLNAHTRRCFQIRERLLHYGGAQAWVEAQPLFLYPADWMAARAPRLEAEEALALAHFQGKTNLLHRLSALKKADFSRHAARIRCPVQIVCSADDMLVPSVCSSELQAAIPHSHSVVMRQGGHACNVTEPDTFNTLLLNGLASLLHSPEPAL from the coding sequence ATGAAACTTTCCGTCTCGCCGCCCCCGTACGAGGGCGCGCCCGTGGTGGTCTTTATTTCCGGTCTCGGCGGCAGCGGCAGCTACTGGCTGCCCCAGCTGGCCGCGCTGGAGCCGGAGTATCAGGTGGTGTGCTATGACCAGCGGGGAACGGGCAATAACCCCGCCACCCTGCCGGAAGGGTACAGCCTTGCGCAGATGGCGGACGAGCTGGCCCAGGCGCTGGCTGAAGCCGGGATTGTCCGCTACAGCGTCGTGGGTCACGCGCTGGGGGCGCTGGTCGGCCTGCAGCTGGCCCTCGACAGGCCCGACGCCCTCACCGCGCTGGTGTGCGTTAACGGCTGGTTGACCCTCAACGCCCACACCCGCCGCTGCTTTCAGATCCGCGAGCGCCTGCTGCATTACGGCGGCGCACAGGCGTGGGTCGAGGCGCAGCCGCTGTTTCTCTACCCTGCGGACTGGATGGCCGCCCGCGCGCCCCGTCTGGAGGCCGAAGAAGCGCTGGCGCTGGCCCATTTCCAGGGTAAAACCAACCTGCTGCACAGGCTCAGCGCCCTGAAAAAGGCCGACTTCAGCCGCCATGCGGCGCGCATTCGCTGCCCGGTACAGATCGTCTGTTCTGCCGACGACATGCTGGTGCCCTCAGTCTGCTCATCCGAGCTGCAGGCGGCGATCCCGCACAGCCACAGCGTGGTGATGCGCCAGGGCGGGCACGCCTGCAACGTCACCGAGCCGGATACCTTTAACACCCTGCTGCTGAACGGGCTTGCCAGCCTGCTGCACAGCCCGGAACCCGCTTTATAA
- the putA gene encoding trifunctional transcriptional regulator/proline dehydrogenase/L-glutamate gamma-semialdehyde dehydrogenase: MGMTTMGVKLDDATRERIKTAATRIDRTPHWLIKQAIFNYLERLESDEGLPELPALLAGAANESEEAPAAGDENHQPFLEFAEQILPQSVSRAAITGAYRRAETDAVPMLLEQARLPEAIAAQAHSLAYQLADKLRNQKTATGRAGMVQGLLQEFSLSSQEGVALMCLAEALLRIPDKATRDALIRDKISNGNWHSHIGRSPSLFVNAATWGLLFTGKLVSTHNEANLSRSLNRIIGKSGEPLIRKGVDMAMRLMGEQFVTGETIAEALANARKLEDKGFRYSYDMLGEAALTAADAQAYMVSYQQAIHAIGKASNGRGIYEGPGISIKLSALHPRYSRAQYDRVMEELYPRLKSLTLLARQYDIGINIDAEEADRLEISLDLLEKLCFEPELAGWNGIGFVIQAYQKRCPFVIDYLIDLASRSRRRLMIRLVKGAYWDSEIKRAQMEGLEGYPVYTRKVYTDVSYLACAKKLLGVPNLIYPQFATHNAHTLAAIYSLAGQNYYPGQYEFQCLHGMGEPLYEQVTGKVADGKLNRPCRIYAPVGTHETLLAYLVRRLLENGANTSFVNRIADTTLPLDELVADPVQAVEKMAAQEGQVGLPHPKIALPRELYGNGRVNSAGLDLANEHRLASLSSALLNSALQKWQAKPMLEQPVADGEMQPVINPAEPKDIVGYAREATEAEVDQALDSAVNNAPIWFATPPQERAAILERAAVLMEDQMQSLIGILVREAGKTFSNAIAEVREAVDFLHYYAGQVRDDFDNETHRPLGPVVCISPWNFPLAIFTGQIAAALAAGNSVLAKPAEQTPLIAAQGISILLEAGVPAGVVQLLPGRGETVGAKLTSDNRVRGVMFTGSTEVASLLQRNIATRLDAQGRPTPLIAETGGMNAMIVDSSALTEQVVVDVLASAFDSAGQRCSALRVLCLQDDVADHTLKMLRGAMAECRMGNPGRLTTDIGPVIDAEAKANIENHIQTMRAKGRPVFQAVRENSEDAREWRTGTFVPPTLIELASFDELKKEVFGPVLHVVRYNRNNLNELVEQINASGYGLTLGVHTRIDETIAQVTGSAKVGNLYVNRNMVGAVVGVQPFGGEGLSGTGPKAGGPLYLYRLLANRPENALGVTLARQDADYPVDAQLKTVLTQPLEALITWAEKRPELRAVAKQYGELAQAGTQRLLPGPTGERNTWTLMPRERVLCVADNEQDALVQLAAAMATGCEVLWPEDALHRDLAKQLPKAVSARIRFAKADNLLTQPFDAVIYHGDSDQLRELCEQVAARSGAIVSVQGFARGETNLLLERLYVERSLSVNTAAAGGNASLMTIG, encoded by the coding sequence ATGGGTATGACCACCATGGGGGTTAAGCTGGATGACGCAACCCGCGAACGGATTAAGACCGCAGCAACCCGCATTGACCGCACGCCGCACTGGTTAATTAAGCAGGCGATTTTTAACTATCTCGAAAGACTCGAGAGCGATGAGGGCCTGCCGGAGCTGCCTGCCCTGCTGGCCGGTGCGGCGAATGAAAGCGAAGAAGCCCCGGCCGCTGGCGACGAGAACCATCAGCCGTTCCTTGAATTTGCCGAGCAGATCCTGCCGCAGTCCGTCAGCCGTGCCGCTATTACCGGCGCCTACCGCCGTGCCGAAACCGACGCCGTGCCGATGCTGCTGGAGCAGGCTCGCCTGCCGGAAGCCATTGCCGCACAGGCGCACAGCCTGGCGTATCAGTTAGCCGACAAGCTGCGCAACCAGAAAACCGCCACCGGCCGCGCCGGGATGGTTCAGGGTCTGCTGCAGGAGTTTTCCCTCTCGTCTCAGGAAGGCGTGGCGCTGATGTGCCTCGCGGAAGCGCTGCTGCGTATTCCGGATAAAGCCACCCGCGACGCGCTGATCCGCGACAAGATCAGCAACGGTAACTGGCATTCACACATTGGCCGCAGCCCGTCGCTGTTCGTCAATGCCGCCACCTGGGGCCTGCTGTTTACCGGCAAACTGGTCTCCACTCATAACGAAGCCAACCTCTCCCGCTCCCTGAACCGCATCATCGGCAAGAGCGGCGAGCCGCTGATCCGCAAAGGCGTGGACATGGCGATGCGTCTGATGGGCGAGCAGTTTGTCACCGGGGAAACCATTGCCGAAGCGCTGGCGAACGCCCGCAAGCTGGAAGATAAAGGTTTCCGCTACTCGTACGACATGCTGGGCGAAGCGGCCCTGACCGCCGCCGACGCGCAGGCCTACATGGTTTCTTACCAGCAGGCGATCCACGCCATTGGTAAAGCGTCCAACGGTCGCGGTATTTATGAAGGCCCGGGCATCTCTATCAAGCTCTCTGCTCTGCACCCGCGCTACAGCCGCGCGCAGTACGACCGTGTGATGGAAGAACTCTACCCGCGCCTGAAATCCCTGACCCTGCTGGCGCGCCAGTATGACATCGGGATCAACATTGACGCCGAAGAGGCCGACCGTCTGGAGATCTCCCTCGATCTGCTGGAAAAACTGTGCTTCGAGCCGGAGCTGGCAGGCTGGAACGGCATTGGCTTCGTTATCCAGGCCTACCAGAAGCGCTGCCCGTTCGTCATTGATTACCTGATTGACCTGGCAAGCCGCAGCCGCCGTCGCCTGATGATCCGTCTGGTGAAAGGCGCCTACTGGGACAGCGAAATCAAACGCGCACAGATGGAAGGGCTGGAAGGCTATCCGGTCTATACCCGCAAGGTATACACCGACGTCTCTTACCTCGCCTGTGCGAAAAAGCTGCTCGGCGTGCCGAACCTGATCTATCCACAGTTCGCTACCCACAACGCCCACACCCTGGCGGCGATCTACAGCCTGGCCGGGCAGAACTACTACCCGGGCCAGTACGAGTTCCAGTGCCTGCACGGCATGGGTGAACCGCTGTACGAGCAGGTCACCGGTAAAGTGGCGGACGGCAAGCTGAACCGCCCGTGCCGTATTTACGCCCCGGTAGGTACGCACGAAACCCTGCTGGCGTACCTGGTGCGTCGTCTGCTGGAAAACGGTGCGAACACCTCTTTCGTTAACCGCATCGCCGATACCACCCTGCCGCTGGACGAGCTGGTGGCCGATCCGGTGCAGGCCGTTGAGAAGATGGCGGCACAGGAAGGCCAGGTTGGCCTGCCGCATCCGAAGATTGCCCTGCCGCGCGAGCTGTACGGCAATGGCCGCGTCAACTCGGCGGGTCTGGATCTCGCCAACGAACACCGTCTGGCGTCCCTCTCCTCTGCCCTGCTCAACAGCGCGCTGCAGAAGTGGCAGGCCAAACCGATGCTGGAGCAGCCCGTTGCAGACGGCGAAATGCAGCCGGTGATCAACCCGGCCGAGCCGAAGGATATCGTCGGCTACGCGCGTGAAGCGACCGAAGCGGAAGTGGATCAGGCGCTGGACAGCGCGGTGAACAACGCCCCTATCTGGTTTGCCACGCCGCCGCAGGAGCGCGCCGCGATTCTGGAGCGCGCGGCGGTGCTGATGGAAGATCAGATGCAGTCGCTCATCGGCATTCTGGTGCGCGAAGCGGGCAAAACCTTCAGCAACGCGATTGCCGAAGTGCGCGAGGCGGTTGATTTCCTCCACTACTACGCCGGTCAGGTGCGCGATGATTTCGATAACGAAACCCACCGTCCGCTGGGTCCGGTCGTCTGTATCAGCCCGTGGAACTTCCCGCTGGCGATCTTCACCGGCCAGATTGCCGCCGCGCTGGCCGCAGGCAACAGCGTGCTGGCAAAACCGGCAGAGCAGACCCCGCTGATTGCCGCGCAGGGCATCAGCATTCTTCTGGAAGCCGGCGTGCCGGCGGGCGTGGTTCAGCTGCTGCCGGGCCGCGGTGAAACGGTCGGTGCCAAACTGACCTCCGATAACCGCGTGCGCGGCGTGATGTTCACCGGCTCGACCGAAGTGGCGTCGCTGCTGCAGCGCAATATTGCCACCCGTCTGGATGCGCAGGGCCGTCCTACGCCGCTCATCGCGGAAACCGGCGGGATGAACGCCATGATCGTTGACTCCTCTGCCCTTACCGAGCAGGTGGTGGTCGACGTGCTGGCCTCCGCGTTCGACAGCGCCGGCCAGCGCTGCTCCGCCCTGCGCGTGCTGTGCCTGCAGGACGACGTGGCGGACCACACGCTGAAGATGCTGCGCGGCGCGATGGCCGAATGCCGCATGGGCAACCCGGGCCGTCTCACCACCGATATCGGGCCGGTGATCGACGCGGAAGCCAAAGCCAACATCGAAAACCACATTCAGACCATGCGCGCGAAAGGCCGCCCGGTGTTCCAGGCGGTGCGCGAGAACAGCGAAGATGCGCGCGAATGGCGGACCGGCACCTTTGTGCCGCCAACGCTGATTGAGCTGGCAAGCTTCGACGAGCTGAAAAAAGAGGTCTTCGGCCCGGTGCTGCACGTGGTGCGCTACAACCGTAACAACCTGAACGAGCTGGTTGAGCAGATCAACGCCTCCGGCTATGGCCTGACGCTCGGCGTGCATACCCGTATCGACGAGACTATCGCGCAGGTCACCGGTAGCGCCAAAGTGGGCAACCTGTACGTTAACCGCAACATGGTTGGCGCGGTCGTGGGCGTACAGCCGTTCGGCGGCGAAGGCCTTTCCGGCACCGGTCCGAAAGCGGGCGGTCCGCTCTACCTGTACCGTCTGCTGGCGAACCGTCCGGAGAACGCCCTGGGCGTCACCCTGGCACGCCAGGATGCGGACTATCCGGTGGATGCGCAGCTGAAAACCGTGCTGACCCAGCCGCTGGAGGCGCTCATTACATGGGCCGAAAAACGTCCTGAACTGCGTGCCGTCGCGAAGCAGTACGGCGAGCTGGCGCAGGCGGGCACGCAGCGTCTGCTGCCGGGTCCAACCGGCGAGCGCAACACCTGGACGCTGATGCCGCGCGAGCGCGTGCTGTGCGTGGCCGATAACGAGCAGGACGCGCTGGTGCAGCTGGCCGCCGCCATGGCAACCGGCTGTGAAGTGCTGTGGCCGGAAGATGCCCTGCATCGCGATCTCGCCAAACAGCTGCCGAAGGCGGTCTCGGCCCGCATTCGCTTCGCGAAAGCCGATAACCTGCTGACCCAGCCGTTTGATGCGGTGATCTACCACGGTGATTCCGATCAGCTGCGCGAACTGTGCGAGCAGGTTGCGGCCCGCAGCGGCGCCATCGTTTCCGTGCAGGGCTTTGCGCGCGGAGAAACTAACCTGCTGCTGGAGCGTCTGTACGTGGAGCGCTCGCTCAGCGTCAACACCGCGGCGGCAGGCGGTAATGCCAGCCTGATGACAATAGGCTAA
- a CDS encoding lysozyme inhibitor LprI family protein: MKRYLIASAALLLSASALADECDNATTQLELNTCSAQQYQAADKKLNQTYQAAVKRAAAPQRDLLKKAQQAWITLRDADCAFIGSGTEGGSVQPMIVNQCLAEKTVEREAFLASLMQCEEGDLSCPLPPG; encoded by the coding sequence ATGAAACGATATCTTATCGCCAGTGCGGCACTGCTGCTGAGCGCCAGCGCGCTGGCCGACGAGTGCGACAACGCGACCACCCAGCTTGAACTGAATACCTGTAGCGCGCAGCAGTACCAGGCTGCCGATAAAAAACTCAACCAGACGTATCAGGCCGCCGTTAAGCGTGCAGCGGCACCCCAGCGCGACCTGCTGAAAAAGGCGCAGCAGGCGTGGATTACCCTGCGCGATGCGGACTGCGCGTTTATCGGTTCGGGGACGGAAGGCGGTAGCGTCCAGCCAATGATTGTTAACCAGTGTCTGGCGGAGAAAACCGTGGAGCGAGAAGCGTTTCTGGCCTCGCTGATGCAGTGTGAAGAGGGCGACTTAAGCTGCCCTCTCCCGCCGGGCTGA
- the rutC gene encoding pyrimidine utilization protein C, giving the protein MPKSVIIPPGTSTPIAPFVPGTLADGVVYVSGTLPFDKDNNVVFINDPKAQTRHVLETIKTVIETAGGTMEDVTFNSIFITDWKNYAAINEIYAEFFPGDKPARFCIQCGLVKPEALVEIATVAHIAK; this is encoded by the coding sequence ATGCCGAAATCCGTGATTATTCCGCCGGGCACCAGCACGCCCATTGCCCCGTTTGTGCCCGGCACCCTCGCCGACGGCGTGGTGTATGTCTCCGGCACGCTGCCGTTTGATAAAGACAACAACGTGGTGTTTATCAACGACCCAAAGGCGCAAACCCGCCACGTACTGGAGACGATCAAAACCGTGATCGAAACGGCGGGTGGCACGATGGAGGACGTGACCTTCAACAGCATCTTTATCACCGACTGGAAAAACTACGCCGCGATTAACGAGATTTACGCCGAGTTCTTCCCCGGCGATAAACCGGCGCGGTTCTGCATTCAGTGCGGGCTGGTGAAGCCAGAGGCGCTGGTTGAGATCGCCACCGTTGCGCACATCGCGAAGTGA
- the rutA gene encoding pyrimidine utilization protein A: MKIGVFVPIGNNGWLISTTAPQYMPTFELNKAIVQKAEHYHFDFALSMIKLRGFGGKTEFWDHNLESFTLMAGLAAVTSRIQIYATAATLTLPPAIVARMASTIDSISGGRFGVNLVTGWQKPEYEQMGLWPGDDYFSRRYDYLTEYVQVLRDLWGTGKSDFKGDFFTMNDCRVSPQPSVPMKVICAGQSDAGMEFSAKYADFNFCFGKGVNTPAAFAPTAARMKEAADKTGRDVGSYVLFMVIADETDDAARAKWERYKDGADEEALSWLTEQSQKDTRSGADTNVRQMADPTSAVNINMGTLVGSYASVARMLDEVAAVPGAEGVLLTFDDFLTGVETFGERIQPLMQCRAHIPAVTKEVA; encoded by the coding sequence ATGAAAATTGGCGTATTTGTACCCATCGGCAACAACGGCTGGCTTATCTCGACCACTGCACCGCAATACATGCCGACCTTTGAGCTCAATAAAGCCATCGTGCAGAAAGCAGAGCACTACCATTTCGACTTTGCGCTTTCGATGATCAAGCTGCGCGGCTTTGGCGGCAAAACCGAATTCTGGGACCACAACCTGGAGTCCTTTACCCTGATGGCCGGGCTGGCCGCGGTCACCTCGCGGATCCAAATCTACGCCACCGCCGCCACGCTGACCCTGCCCCCGGCGATCGTCGCGCGCATGGCCTCCACCATCGACTCCATCTCCGGCGGGCGTTTTGGCGTCAACCTGGTCACCGGCTGGCAAAAACCGGAGTACGAGCAGATGGGGCTCTGGCCGGGTGACGATTACTTCTCGCGTCGCTACGACTACCTGACCGAATACGTGCAGGTGCTGCGCGACCTGTGGGGGACCGGCAAAAGCGATTTCAAGGGCGATTTCTTCACCATGAACGACTGCCGCGTCAGCCCGCAGCCGTCGGTGCCGATGAAGGTGATTTGCGCCGGACAAAGCGACGCGGGGATGGAGTTTTCCGCGAAATACGCCGACTTCAACTTCTGCTTCGGTAAAGGCGTGAACACGCCTGCCGCCTTCGCCCCGACCGCCGCGCGCATGAAAGAGGCCGCCGACAAAACCGGGCGCGACGTGGGCTCCTACGTGCTGTTTATGGTGATCGCCGACGAAACCGACGACGCCGCGCGCGCCAAATGGGAGCGCTATAAGGACGGCGCCGACGAGGAGGCCCTGAGCTGGCTCACCGAACAGAGCCAGAAGGATACCCGCTCCGGGGCGGATACCAACGTTCGCCAGATGGCCGACCCGACCTCCGCCGTCAATATCAACATGGGCACGCTGGTCGGCTCGTACGCCAGCGTCGCCAGAATGCTGGACGAAGTGGCGGCCGTGCCCGGTGCGGAAGGCGTTCTACTGACCTTCGACGATTTCCTCACCGGCGTGGAAACCTTCGGCGAGCGCATCCAGCCGCTGATGCAGTGCCGCGCCCACATCCCTGCCGTCACGAAGGAGGTGGCGTAA
- the rutB gene encoding pyrimidine utilization protein B, whose amino-acid sequence MTTLNARPEAITFAPQQSALIVVDMQNAYASQGGYLDLAGFDVSATRPVIENIKTAVAAARAAGMLIIWFQNGWDDQYVEAGGPGSPNFHKSNALKTMRKRPELQGKLLAKGGWDYQLVDELVPQAGDIVLPKPRYSGFFNTPLDSLLRSRGIRHLVFTGIATNVCVESTLRDGFFLEYFGVVLEDATHQAGPEFAQKAALFNIETFFGWVSNVNDFCDALTPPLARIA is encoded by the coding sequence ATGACGACCCTTAACGCACGCCCGGAAGCCATCACCTTCGCGCCGCAGCAGAGCGCGCTGATCGTGGTGGACATGCAAAACGCCTACGCCAGCCAGGGCGGTTATCTGGATCTGGCTGGGTTCGACGTCTCCGCCACCCGGCCGGTGATCGAGAACATTAAAACTGCCGTCGCCGCCGCGCGCGCCGCGGGCATGCTCATCATCTGGTTCCAGAACGGCTGGGATGACCAGTACGTCGAGGCAGGCGGCCCCGGCTCGCCCAACTTCCACAAGTCGAACGCCCTGAAAACCATGCGTAAACGGCCCGAACTGCAGGGCAAGCTGCTGGCGAAAGGCGGCTGGGACTATCAGCTGGTGGATGAGCTGGTACCGCAGGCGGGCGATATTGTTCTGCCCAAACCGCGCTACAGCGGCTTTTTCAACACCCCGCTCGACAGCCTGCTGCGCAGCCGGGGCATTCGTCATCTGGTGTTCACCGGCATCGCCACCAACGTCTGCGTGGAGTCGACCCTGCGCGACGGCTTTTTCCTCGAGTATTTTGGCGTGGTTCTGGAAGACGCGACCCACCAGGCCGGGCCGGAATTCGCCCAGAAGGCGGCCCTGTTCAACATCGAAACCTTTTTTGGCTGGGTCAGTAACGTCAATGATTTCTGCGACGCCCTGACTCCCCCGCTCGCCCGTATCGCCTGA